A single window of Fervidicoccus fontis Kam940 DNA harbors:
- a CDS encoding polysaccharide pyruvyl transferase family protein has protein sequence MVSVGVLTFHWANHVGAVLQAYCMQSILSDLGFDVEFINYIPKLESLVKTYSDVLKIPRKYSVIRGLLNLSMFSAFRTIVGELANSLYAYKMERLKNEEFEIFRKSHLKLTKPLTSLTELKQAAEKYDYVVVGSDQVWNPIFLMYSDYAYILPFKTSSKKMALAASIGVDPSNIPNHILNYFRLALRDFDFISVREKRHVSILSKLIGRDIYHIPDPVLLVRSEILSNLEQRVEFPFDEFVMVYNLDPTILPLIDKISEDLGLPVVIYSKPYVFPLSQYLQYRRWGKYVSIYNVGPKGFIYLIKKASYVITNSYHGVILSIRFKKSFAIVPGGVASKVPSRIIDLLEELGLLDRVVSNRLKLINTVKKDIDWDNVNLRVEEMSKNAYTLLREAFKR, from the coding sequence GTGGTTAGCGTAGGAGTCCTTACCTTTCACTGGGCTAATCATGTTGGTGCTGTCCTGCAAGCGTATTGTATGCAGAGTATTTTATCTGATCTGGGTTTTGATGTAGAATTCATCAACTACATACCTAAGCTCGAGTCTCTCGTCAAAACGTATTCTGATGTGTTAAAGATCCCGAGGAAATATAGTGTGATACGCGGTCTTCTTAATCTTTCAATGTTTAGTGCCTTTAGGACAATTGTTGGCGAATTAGCTAATAGCTTATATGCATACAAAATGGAAAGATTGAAAAATGAGGAATTCGAGATCTTTAGGAAATCGCACCTTAAGTTGACAAAACCATTAACATCCTTAACGGAGCTCAAACAAGCAGCAGAGAAATACGACTATGTCGTTGTTGGTAGCGACCAGGTATGGAACCCGATCTTTCTTATGTATTCTGATTACGCGTATATACTTCCATTTAAGACAAGCTCAAAGAAGATGGCACTTGCTGCCAGTATAGGGGTAGATCCAAGTAACATCCCAAACCACATTCTTAATTATTTTAGGCTTGCATTAAGAGATTTTGATTTTATTTCCGTAAGGGAAAAAAGGCATGTTAGTATCCTCAGCAAGCTGATCGGACGCGATATATATCATATTCCTGACCCCGTGTTATTAGTGAGATCTGAGATTTTGAGTAATCTTGAGCAAAGAGTTGAATTTCCTTTTGATGAGTTTGTAATGGTTTATAATCTCGACCCTACGATTCTACCCCTGATCGATAAAATAAGTGAAGATCTTGGTTTGCCAGTAGTAATATACTCTAAGCCCTACGTATTTCCGTTATCACAGTATCTTCAGTACAGAAGATGGGGTAAATACGTGTCGATTTATAATGTTGGCCCTAAAGGGTTTATCTATTTGATCAAGAAAGCTTCTTATGTGATCACAAATAGTTATCATGGGGTAATACTCTCGATAAGGTTTAAAAAGAGTTTCGCTATAGTCCCAGGAGGTGTTGCGTCTAAGGTTCCATCACGTATAATTGACTTATTGGAAGAACTAGGTCTTCTTGATAGGGTTGTTAGTAATAGGTTAAAACTCATAAACACCGTTAAGAAGGATATCGACTGGGACAATGTTAACTTAAGAGTAGAAGAAATGAGTAAAAACGCTTATACACTATTAAGAGAGGCGTTTAAACGATGA
- a CDS encoding type II toxin-antitoxin system VapC family toxin: MYLLDASAIINLIKNKKLEAFENASTTDLALYECLNAVWKEAFLLKRLKEETALKLAGSIAKIFSSIEAYSITGFEGEALNLALKEGITVYDAVYLYIAIRNGFTLVTDDEKLKDIASKYIKAMRSAEVP; encoded by the coding sequence TTGTATCTGCTGGATGCAAGCGCTATTATAAACTTGATTAAGAACAAAAAGCTAGAAGCATTTGAAAATGCAAGCACAACAGATTTAGCTCTGTATGAGTGCTTGAATGCTGTTTGGAAAGAAGCGTTTTTGCTCAAAAGGCTTAAGGAGGAAACAGCATTAAAGCTTGCAGGCTCCATAGCAAAGATCTTCTCTTCAATAGAGGCTTATTCCATAACCGGTTTTGAGGGCGAGGCTTTAAATTTAGCTTTAAAAGAAGGTATAACAGTTTACGATGCAGTCTATTTATATATAGCCATTAGGAACGGCTTTACTTTAGTAACAGACGATGAAAAGCTGAAGGATATAGCTTCCAAATATATCAAAGCTATGCGATCGGCTGAAGTCCCTTAA
- a CDS encoding NAD-dependent epimerase, whose protein sequence is MTSIKSSRARGVYNIGSGRAVSVNELAKTIMELMGRLDLKPIYKPPRPGDVRHSVANISRAFTELRFNPRIYLLEGLRGLILGGVASGMM, encoded by the coding sequence GTGACCTCTATAAAGAGCAGTAGGGCGAGAGGAGTTTATAACATAGGTAGCGGTAGGGCTGTGAGCGTAAACGAGCTCGCAAAGACAATAATGGAGCTAATGGGTCGCTTGGATCTAAAGCCTATATACAAACCCCCGAGGCCAGGTGACGTAAGGCACTCTGTTGCAAATATCTCCAGAGCCTTCACCGAGTTGAGATTTAACCCGAGAATATACCTTCTCGAAGGGTTAAGGGGGCTAATTTTAGGGGGCGTCGCTTCAGGGATGATGTGA
- a CDS encoding ATP-binding protein encodes MEGSVLVLDEAKELRRSNYRFDSLLAYIYDDLNIKVIVSGSMVELLYRFLRVEDPEAPLYGRAYSEVRLKPLPREKAIVAIAHFFMGKHLYNSFKRRELLSFALKYLLAYLKKFGSY; translated from the coding sequence TTGGAAGGATCGGTCCTAGTTTTGGATGAAGCTAAGGAGCTCAGGAGATCGAACTACAGGTTTGACTCGCTACTTGCATACATATACGACGATCTGAACATAAAGGTTATCGTTTCAGGCTCCATGGTTGAACTCCTCTACAGGTTCCTCAGGGTAGAAGATCCTGAAGCTCCCCTCTACGGAAGGGCCTACTCGGAAGTTCGCTTGAAGCCACTCCCGAGGGAGAAGGCTATCGTCGCGATTGCCCATTTCTTCATGGGGAAGCATTTATACAATTCTTTCAAGAGGAGGGAGCTCTTGAGCTTCGCTCTGAAGTATCTCCTAGCATATCTCAAAAAATTCGGGTCATATTGA
- a CDS encoding phosphate ABC transporter ATP-binding protein has product MREVIRTERLSFWYGSKKVLHDVELSIMENSITAILGHSGSGKSTLLKVFNRMTDLIPGARMSGKVEVFGKDVREWDPYELRRRMGMLFQIPNPFPHLSIYDNVAIAAQVSRNIKDKKEIQATVEWALRAAALWDDVEDRLDDFPYKLSGGQQQRLCLARALAMKPEILLLDEPTANIDFENTIIIENALKDIAKSSGITIVIVTHLPDQAVRVSNYMIIMNRGVVVEGGKTEEIVRNPKEKFTKLLFNGFFREKI; this is encoded by the coding sequence ATGAGGGAAGTTATAAGGACCGAGAGGCTCTCGTTCTGGTACGGGAGCAAGAAGGTGCTCCACGATGTGGAGCTGAGCATAATGGAGAACAGCATAACCGCGATCCTGGGTCACTCTGGCTCGGGGAAGAGCACCCTCCTCAAGGTCTTCAACAGAATGACAGACCTCATACCTGGAGCTAGGATGAGCGGTAAAGTTGAGGTCTTCGGGAAGGACGTGAGGGAGTGGGATCCATATGAACTGAGGAGGAGGATGGGGATGCTGTTTCAGATCCCCAACCCCTTCCCCCATCTGAGCATTTACGATAACGTGGCCATTGCTGCTCAGGTATCTCGAAACATCAAGGATAAGAAGGAGATCCAGGCAACTGTGGAGTGGGCCCTGAGGGCAGCGGCCCTGTGGGATGATGTCGAGGACAGGCTCGATGATTTCCCATACAAGCTAAGCGGGGGGCAGCAGCAGAGGCTATGCCTCGCTAGAGCGCTAGCCATGAAGCCCGAGATACTGCTTCTCGATGAGCCTACTGCGAACATAGACTTCGAGAACACGATAATAATAGAGAACGCTCTCAAGGATATAGCCAAGAGCTCCGGTATAACGATCGTTATAGTAACTCATCTCCCGGACCAAGCTGTAAGGGTCTCGAACTATATGATAATTATGAACAGAGGAGTAGTTGTTGAGGGAGGGAAGACAGAAGAGATAGTTAGGAATCCGAAGGAGAAGTTCACGAAGCTACTCTTCAATGGGTTCTTCCGGGAAAAAATTTAA
- a CDS encoding glycosyltransferase: MVEDPFSSAEYVLTNSKYTARAIYALYGKQPTVLYPPVEVEIFERKRKPYSEREKAAVMIGRITREKGHQAVIEAIAKTKSKPKLRIVGGACSRRFCL, translated from the coding sequence ATGGTCGAAGATCCGTTCAGTTCCGCAGAGTACGTCCTGACCAACAGCAAATACACTGCTCGAGCCATATATGCACTCTACGGGAAACAACCTACAGTACTGTATCCACCAGTCGAAGTAGAGATATTTGAGAGGAAGAGGAAGCCTTACAGCGAGAGGGAAAAAGCTGCCGTGATGATAGGAAGGATAACGAGGGAGAAGGGGCACCAAGCCGTAATAGAAGCGATCGCGAAGACCAAAAGCAAGCCCAAGCTCAGGATAGTGGGGGGGGCTTGCTCCCGCCGATTCTGCTTATAA
- the pstS gene encoding phosphate ABC transporter substrate-binding protein PstS, with product MKERAISYLAVTVIIAVLVLASVGAYLALSKGSSSTPTSTPSQTSTPSQTTSAPIQTTTQKPPATTTTSQLSVTLKAGGATFPLPQYIAWINEFMKNYPNIKISYEGVGSGAGQSNFFAGVFDFAGSDPPLSKSQWSNYTGRVMQIPIVAGAIVIVYNVPNLNGQLKVTPEILAMIYNGTIEYWDDPAIRQVNPNLNLPHQKIFVVFRSDASGTQEIFTTYLNVAAPQYWPTSLVGKAPDYPVKATGRAAGGQGNPGVAAILNQTPYSIGFVEWNYAIQQNMTMALLRNANGNYVLPTTQGIIEALNSAGGSIPLDPFADFSQDIKAFLNLPGNDSYPIIAATHLLVWGKYQNKDIAKGIATFLEWILKYGDNYIVPGYAPVGSTLKQIGYKAVDVLNSQ from the coding sequence ATGAAGGAAAGAGCAATATCTTATCTGGCTGTGACTGTCATAATAGCAGTTCTAGTGCTGGCATCGGTCGGAGCATACTTGGCTCTGAGCAAAGGCAGCTCAAGCACTCCAACATCTACACCTTCTCAGACTTCGACGCCTTCTCAAACGACCTCTGCCCCGATACAGACAACAACCCAGAAGCCCCCTGCTACAACAACGACATCTCAGCTTTCAGTGACGCTCAAGGCTGGAGGAGCGACCTTCCCGCTACCCCAGTACATAGCCTGGATAAACGAGTTCATGAAGAATTATCCCAACATCAAGATATCTTATGAGGGTGTGGGCTCGGGGGCGGGGCAGTCCAACTTCTTCGCAGGAGTCTTCGACTTCGCTGGAAGCGATCCGCCTCTCTCCAAATCTCAATGGAGCAACTACACGGGGAGGGTCATGCAGATCCCGATAGTCGCTGGTGCCATAGTAATAGTCTACAACGTACCGAACTTGAACGGGCAGCTCAAGGTGACTCCAGAGATACTCGCCATGATATACAACGGGACGATTGAGTACTGGGACGACCCGGCCATAAGGCAGGTGAACCCCAACCTCAACCTCCCCCACCAGAAGATCTTCGTCGTCTTCAGATCTGATGCTTCCGGAACGCAGGAGATATTCACGACATATCTGAACGTCGCTGCCCCGCAGTACTGGCCGACCTCCCTCGTGGGTAAGGCTCCAGACTACCCAGTTAAGGCCACTGGGAGGGCTGCTGGAGGTCAAGGTAACCCGGGCGTAGCTGCAATACTCAACCAGACTCCATACTCAATAGGGTTCGTTGAGTGGAACTACGCCATTCAGCAGAACATGACGATGGCACTGCTCAGAAATGCCAATGGGAACTATGTGCTCCCTACTACTCAGGGAATCATCGAGGCATTGAACTCCGCCGGGGGGAGCATACCTCTAGACCCCTTCGCCGACTTCAGCCAGGACATAAAGGCATTCCTCAACCTCCCAGGGAACGATTCTTACCCAATAATCGCTGCTACTCACCTCTTGGTGTGGGGCAAGTACCAGAACAAGGACATTGCGAAGGGTATTGCCACGTTCCTGGAATGGATTCTCAAGTACGGAGATAACTACATAGTTCCTGGATATGCTCCGGTCGGGAGCACGTTGAAGCAGATAGGCTATAAGGCTGTGGATGTCCTGAACAGCCAGTGA
- a CDS encoding nucleotidyltransferase family protein yields the protein METNTVKLIRALEGSAKLQEDELKGLLKLAGENKVLLGLLRKTNSRDEIRRNEERRYRRFAGSVIEVAEALKDLNYALHKFRKPVEHVSVDIDVLIDRKDLTKAARRLSDRGFRVEVSEKYTVTMTRGSTIVDLYTNPAFAWVIYLDGSKLLECCIEDFEFEGYTLKGLSREAEVVVSASHAVYKEHIYLLIDYFTVKKWLDEKALKLSVEFGAEESIKIASMLNDLVESGSMELPSRIPPALLARAYSLKFLKDEEFRATSPNLLKYLISERAGKAIFWRLTRKTY from the coding sequence TTGGAAACCAATACGGTTAAGCTTATCAGAGCTCTCGAAGGCTCAGCGAAGCTTCAAGAAGATGAGCTTAAAGGGCTTCTGAAGCTTGCTGGAGAGAACAAGGTGCTCCTGGGGCTCTTGAGGAAAACGAATTCACGTGATGAAATAAGAAGAAATGAGGAGAGAAGATACAGGAGGTTCGCTGGAAGCGTTATCGAGGTAGCCGAAGCTCTAAAAGATCTGAACTACGCACTTCACAAGTTCAGAAAGCCAGTTGAGCACGTTTCAGTAGACATCGATGTCCTCATCGATAGGAAGGATCTAACCAAAGCTGCCAGGAGGCTCTCGGATAGAGGATTCAGGGTCGAGGTCAGCGAGAAATATACTGTGACCATGACCAGAGGTTCAACAATAGTTGACCTCTACACGAATCCTGCTTTCGCCTGGGTTATCTATTTGGATGGTTCCAAGCTGCTCGAGTGTTGCATCGAGGATTTCGAATTCGAGGGATACACGCTGAAAGGTCTGAGCAGAGAGGCAGAGGTCGTTGTCTCTGCATCGCACGCAGTGTACAAGGAGCATATCTATCTATTAATAGACTATTTCACTGTCAAGAAGTGGCTCGATGAGAAGGCTTTGAAGCTCTCAGTTGAGTTCGGAGCAGAGGAATCGATAAAGATCGCTTCCATGCTGAACGATTTGGTTGAAAGCGGCTCGATGGAGTTGCCTTCGAGGATCCCCCCGGCTCTCCTCGCCAGAGCCTATTCGCTTAAGTTTCTTAAAGATGAAGAGTTCAGAGCAACATCTCCGAACTTACTGAAGTACCTCATTTCTGAGAGAGCGGGTAAAGCTATATTCTGGAGGTTAACTAGAAAAACATACTGA
- a CDS encoding glycosyltransferase: MKKVVVAQHLYGFIGGGEILATQFIKAFRKMGYSIAIASTAEINRDKAEKWFNVDLSDVRTYALFPFFFPYLGLYQRYFFPYAINKAIEREKPDLVYIDTLLYKPVLKKKEKMGFKIMNYIHFPDPY; encoded by the coding sequence ATGAAAAAGGTCGTAGTCGCGCAGCACCTATATGGCTTCATAGGAGGCGGGGAGATACTAGCAACTCAGTTCATAAAGGCCTTCAGAAAGATGGGCTATTCTATTGCGATAGCATCGACTGCTGAAATCAACAGGGATAAGGCGGAGAAGTGGTTCAACGTAGACTTGAGCGATGTCCGCACTTATGCTCTGTTCCCATTCTTCTTCCCGTACCTCGGTCTCTACCAAAGGTACTTCTTTCCATACGCGATAAACAAGGCAATAGAGAGGGAGAAGCCTGACCTCGTCTACATCGATACTCTGCTGTACAAGCCAGTTTTGAAGAAGAAGGAGAAGATGGGCTTCAAGATAATGAATTATATTCACTTTCCCGACCCGTATTAA
- the pstC gene encoding phosphate ABC transporter permease subunit PstC, whose product MQRPPKHDKLFFLSLLPFASILIAIFMFLFYFLYEKSIPILSSEGMKFLIGSVWNPEMNEYQIFPMLLGTLETAAIALLISIPLSLAAVAFLNEYVPSGRVAKWITLIFELFAGMPSIIFGIWGAQYLAGALKDSLMVPLHNYFGFIPLFSCSPMSGFTLFTASILLSLMITPYMFSMLNSSYNSIPSHIREAAYSIGLRKYQVFRILLSYMKPGTYASLLLGFGKAAGETVAVSLVIGNINVASYCLFSPGMTISSLIASQFPESYLYPNMLSALYAGGLILLIIGMVFNYLGFVQTKKFRARLNL is encoded by the coding sequence ATGCAGAGGCCTCCGAAGCACGACAAGCTTTTTTTTCTATCGCTGCTCCCATTCGCTTCCATACTCATAGCTATCTTCATGTTCCTGTTCTACTTCCTCTACGAGAAGTCGATCCCCATCCTCTCATCGGAGGGGATGAAGTTCTTAATTGGGAGTGTGTGGAATCCCGAAATGAACGAGTACCAGATCTTCCCAATGCTCCTTGGAACCCTCGAGACAGCTGCGATAGCACTGCTCATCTCTATTCCGCTCAGCCTAGCGGCTGTGGCTTTTCTCAACGAGTACGTTCCTTCGGGGAGAGTGGCGAAGTGGATCACGTTGATCTTCGAGCTCTTCGCTGGAATGCCCTCCATAATATTTGGAATATGGGGGGCCCAGTACTTGGCGGGGGCTCTCAAGGATAGCTTGATGGTTCCCCTTCATAACTACTTTGGCTTCATCCCGCTCTTCTCCTGCTCCCCAATGAGCGGCTTCACCCTTTTCACGGCCTCGATCCTCCTCTCCCTCATGATAACCCCATACATGTTCTCGATGCTCAACAGCTCCTACAATTCTATTCCTAGCCACATAAGGGAAGCTGCATATTCGATAGGGTTGAGGAAGTACCAGGTCTTCAGGATCCTCCTCTCGTATATGAAGCCTGGGACCTATGCCTCCCTCCTCCTGGGCTTTGGAAAGGCCGCGGGAGAGACGGTGGCTGTTTCCCTCGTAATAGGGAACATAAACGTCGCATCCTACTGCCTCTTCTCTCCAGGAATGACGATATCTTCGCTCATAGCGAGTCAGTTCCCGGAGTCCTATCTATATCCAAACATGCTCTCAGCCCTCTATGCCGGGGGGTTGATTCTCCTGATAATAGGGATGGTGTTCAACTACCTAGGCTTCGTGCAAACGAAGAAGTTCAGAGCGAGGTTGAACCTATGA
- a CDS encoding glycosyltransferase family 4 protein — MEFLELLKDRVEVKVLTCDNAVNSFTQGLRNLGLEVYKVTCLRKLNYPIMLYNPSVEKLVKWADIIWITDIEFTIAYQIKEIKKNIPIVAHLHSYALVCPWWGAYYSFRETCTRRCSIRRIIQCKLGINNELSKVGYLNKRKACIYNGASFLKGPLDYTRWRQLVGDVVDNIDGFIAVSNSLWKIHVAHIPHLGNKPHVIIKNPSVMPLKYISPKPHKAYGNYIVYASGENPLKGPHVLLKAWVAVSKELKDLKLYMIRCKDTCVERQAKKLALKNITFTDYVPPKEHYELMYRARAVVMPSLWPEPFGRIPIEANRLGVPAIVSDTGGLPEIIINDTTGFIFKRGDPGDLITKILKVFDLNFERQRIIDSSFEVVNPSESLNQLLDFFRDITSSSKGVK, encoded by the coding sequence TTGGAGTTTCTTGAATTACTAAAAGATAGGGTTGAAGTTAAAGTTCTCACGTGCGATAATGCTGTTAACAGCTTTACGCAGGGCTTAAGGAACCTGGGCCTAGAGGTTTACAAAGTTACCTGCTTAAGGAAACTCAACTACCCTATTATGTTATACAATCCCTCTGTTGAAAAGCTTGTCAAGTGGGCTGATATCATTTGGATTACCGATATAGAATTCACTATTGCTTATCAAATTAAGGAAATTAAAAAGAATATCCCGATAGTAGCGCATTTACATAGTTATGCCTTGGTGTGTCCTTGGTGGGGGGCCTACTATAGTTTTAGAGAAACTTGCACAAGAAGATGTAGTATACGGAGAATCATCCAATGCAAATTGGGAATAAATAATGAGCTATCCAAGGTGGGATATTTAAACAAACGGAAAGCATGTATTTATAATGGGGCTAGCTTTCTCAAAGGTCCTCTAGACTACACGAGATGGCGACAGCTCGTTGGAGACGTTGTCGATAATATAGACGGGTTTATCGCGGTATCTAATTCGCTATGGAAGATTCACGTAGCACATATACCTCACCTGGGGAATAAGCCCCACGTGATTATTAAAAATCCCTCGGTAATGCCTCTTAAGTACATTTCGCCTAAGCCTCACAAAGCTTATGGTAACTACATCGTATACGCGTCTGGAGAAAATCCTCTAAAGGGTCCCCATGTTTTGCTTAAAGCATGGGTTGCGGTATCAAAGGAGCTTAAAGATTTAAAACTCTATATGATAAGATGTAAGGACACTTGCGTTGAGAGACAAGCTAAGAAACTGGCTTTGAAGAACATAACTTTCACAGACTACGTACCTCCGAAAGAACACTACGAACTCATGTATAGAGCACGTGCTGTAGTGATGCCTTCGCTTTGGCCGGAACCCTTCGGTCGTATTCCTATTGAAGCTAATCGTCTAGGGGTGCCTGCGATTGTCTCAGACACCGGAGGTTTACCTGAAATAATTATCAATGATACTACAGGATTTATTTTCAAAAGAGGGGACCCAGGCGATCTGATTACCAAAATATTAAAAGTATTCGATTTGAATTTCGAAAGACAGAGAATAATTGATTCGTCATTTGAAGTTGTAAATCCAAGTGAAAGTTTGAACCAATTGTTGGACTTTTTCAGGGATATAACATCAAGTTCCAAAGGGGTAAAATAA
- a CDS encoding glycosyltransferase has protein sequence MEAFARERDVEVEFHINVPREKVAEIAGSSLLFIHNTSGEHFGIAVVEAMAAGLPVIVRKSAGPYLDIIDEGRYGLFFEGIEDLASKIDAIAESESEWKKYSELSERRAEDFTEDKFFENLSRIMRE, from the coding sequence ATAGAGGCTTTTGCAAGGGAGAGGGACGTTGAAGTGGAATTCCACATAAATGTTCCGAGAGAGAAGGTTGCGGAGATAGCGGGCAGCTCCCTGCTGTTTATCCACAACACATCGGGAGAGCACTTCGGAATTGCAGTAGTAGAAGCGATGGCTGCAGGGCTTCCCGTCATAGTGAGAAAGAGCGCAGGTCCCTATCTGGACATAATAGATGAGGGGAGATATGGGTTGTTCTTCGAGGGCATCGAAGACCTGGCTTCGAAGATCGATGCCATAGCTGAAAGCGAGAGCGAGTGGAAGAAATACAGCGAGCTCTCAGAGAGGAGAGCAGAGGATTTCACTGAAGATAAGTTCTTCGAGAATCTTTCCAGAATAATGAGGGAGTGA
- a CDS encoding Coenzyme F420 hydrogenase/dehydrogenase, beta subunit C-terminal domain, with protein sequence MSKSPRIPPDLCSGCGVCSLICPKNAIRFRVFTNGYIRPLLDSSNCINCYLCEKVCPFLEEPNSLMSRGLYGNKENALIGKYLKVVLAWSTNKYVRFMGSSGGVITSLLIYLLRKRHVDAVVVPKLHVINGRVFGVYEVVTDPAKLIEYSGSIYAPIFGVHKALKEVSLRKYKIAIVALPCLIRGLRNAMRFNPRLRNSIRYVFGVYCYNTPSASATEYVMNTFLNNVSNVNHVRFRGFGWPGYLIIRTVNGRSFRIKYQEYSDSGFGQYFYDYSCFMCNDQTAELADISFADPWTYQVDIGLGKTLVVIRTAEGWRVFSEAVEEGYIEYRELPSFIYAVQFTTLLKKTLRGFTLLSKHEVTRGNYVLPPSISTIVHEIDYRVGHFLASNKRLWNLLRMYVELKPYVYLPLIALDYKLKTRWTQILMKIVSTWKIGK encoded by the coding sequence ATGAGTAAGTCGCCAAGAATACCGCCAGACCTATGTTCCGGATGTGGTGTATGTTCACTTATATGTCCAAAAAACGCTATAAGATTTAGAGTTTTCACGAATGGGTACATTAGGCCTTTATTAGATTCAAGCAACTGTATCAATTGCTATCTATGTGAAAAGGTTTGCCCCTTTCTCGAGGAACCCAATTCTTTAATGTCGAGAGGTTTATATGGAAATAAAGAGAACGCATTGATTGGTAAATACCTGAAAGTAGTTTTAGCGTGGTCTACAAACAAGTATGTTAGATTTATGGGGAGTAGCGGAGGCGTAATCACCTCTCTACTCATTTATCTCTTAAGAAAGAGACATGTAGATGCGGTGGTAGTTCCAAAACTACATGTAATTAATGGTAGGGTTTTTGGTGTATATGAAGTTGTGACAGACCCGGCTAAGCTTATTGAGTACTCAGGCTCTATCTATGCTCCAATTTTTGGTGTCCATAAAGCACTTAAGGAAGTATCCCTGAGGAAATATAAGATCGCGATCGTAGCACTACCGTGTTTAATTAGAGGTTTAAGAAATGCTATGAGATTTAATCCGAGGCTTAGAAACAGTATTAGATACGTCTTTGGGGTATATTGCTATAACACGCCGAGTGCTTCGGCTACTGAGTACGTTATGAATACATTTCTTAACAACGTCTCCAATGTAAATCACGTCAGATTTAGAGGATTTGGATGGCCAGGTTATTTAATTATTCGGACAGTAAATGGTAGGTCTTTCAGGATAAAATACCAAGAATATTCCGATAGCGGATTTGGTCAGTATTTCTATGATTATTCATGCTTCATGTGTAATGATCAGACAGCTGAGTTGGCTGATATATCATTTGCGGATCCGTGGACATATCAAGTTGATATAGGTTTAGGTAAGACTTTAGTTGTGATAAGGACGGCTGAGGGTTGGAGGGTCTTTAGTGAAGCCGTTGAGGAAGGCTATATAGAGTATCGAGAATTACCATCATTCATATATGCAGTTCAATTCACAACTCTGTTGAAGAAAACCCTGAGAGGTTTCACACTTCTATCAAAACACGAAGTAACGAGAGGAAACTATGTGTTACCTCCAAGCATATCAACAATCGTACATGAGATAGATTATAGAGTAGGGCATTTTCTGGCATCGAATAAGAGGTTGTGGAACCTCTTGAGAATGTACGTAGAATTGAAACCATATGTATACTTGCCGTTAATAGCATTAGACTATAAGCTAAAAACTCGCTGGACGCAGATATTAATGAAGATTGTTAGCACTTGGAAAATAGGTAAATGA
- a CDS encoding PstA family ABC transporter permease — translation MKMDKLLDRAFFLAVLSMTAIAIFPFFVLLFHVIENGIEAILQVGILRFLTSLPPSPGNGMGGVGPAVLGTVIVVGLSTLFSIPISFALSVLFVEFPNSRISKISSVLTDSLLELPSIIVGMLIYVLVVVPMKTPSMIAGSIALTVVSLPIYVTYMRNALLSVPPQYREAGYSIGLKKLQVLLKVMMPIARRGLSLSVVLGIARAMGETASLLFTVGNVLYYYPKDVAEPGTTLTILIYNFVQTPYGNYIAMAWGAALMIVLFYLLLFAISKLLVKEVRI, via the coding sequence ATGAAGATGGACAAGCTCCTGGACAGGGCATTCTTCCTCGCGGTTCTCTCCATGACGGCTATAGCCATATTCCCCTTCTTCGTCCTGCTGTTCCATGTCATAGAGAATGGCATTGAGGCTATCCTCCAAGTCGGGATCTTGAGATTCTTGACCTCCCTCCCCCCGAGTCCGGGGAATGGGATGGGGGGCGTCGGGCCAGCGGTCTTGGGAACGGTGATCGTCGTGGGGCTCTCGACCCTCTTCTCTATCCCCATATCTTTTGCTCTCTCGGTTCTGTTCGTGGAGTTCCCCAATTCTAGGATCTCAAAGATATCCTCGGTCCTCACGGATTCTCTGCTGGAGCTTCCCAGCATAATAGTTGGGATGCTCATCTACGTCTTGGTCGTAGTCCCCATGAAGACTCCCTCTATGATTGCTGGCTCCATCGCATTGACTGTTGTATCTCTGCCTATTTACGTGACGTATATGAGGAACGCTTTACTTTCAGTTCCCCCGCAGTACAGGGAGGCCGGGTACTCGATAGGGCTGAAGAAGCTCCAGGTCCTCCTGAAGGTGATGATGCCGATAGCGAGGAGGGGTCTTTCTCTCTCGGTGGTGCTCGGAATTGCCAGGGCGATGGGGGAAACGGCTTCCCTCCTCTTCACGGTGGGCAATGTGCTGTATTATTATCCGAAAGATGTAGCTGAGCCTGGAACTACTCTCACTATACTGATATACAACTTCGTCCAGACTCCTTACGGGAACTACATCGCGATGGCGTGGGGCGCCGCGCTGATGATAGTCCTCTTCTATCTGCTGCTCTTCGCCATATCTAAGCTTCTGGTCAAGGAGGTGAGAATATGA